One Coffea eugenioides isolate CCC68of chromosome 2, Ceug_1.0, whole genome shotgun sequence genomic window, GCTTACTTTATATAGTCCTCAAGCTCATCACAATTGTTCAatataaatgtatgaattttttcCAGCTCTGAGTCAAGGAAATTGCCCCTTTTGGGCCCTCCAAATGGACGACCAGGGCATGAAAAAATGGACAATTCACCAGTATTATATCCCCTATCATTGTTTCGTTCAGGCTTGTTGAATATTGTATCAATATTGTCTAGGTACATAGAGCAGAATGTCAAGCATTCTTTATCTATGTACCGCTCAGCAATGCATCCCTCTGGCCGGGCCTTGTTCCCAACATAACTTTTCAGCACTGTCATATGTCTTTctcaaaggaaaataaaagaaattagaaGATTGCAGTGgtctttaataaaaaaaaacttacaaggCTATATGTACAACTCTCTACCTCTCAAATGGGAACATCCAATGATATTGAGCTGGACCGCCAAGGATAGCTTCAGCAGGCAAGTGAACCATCAAGTGCATCATTATATCGAAGAAAGCTGGAGGGAACAACCTCTCTAATTTACATAAGATGACTGCAATTTTTTGGCCTAACTCCTCCAGAACCTCTCTATGTATTGTTCTAGCACATAATTTTTTGAAGAATTCACTTAACTCGAATAGCACTTGCCGAActtcttttgttaaacttccaCGGATTGCAAGTGGGAGTAGCCTTTGTATAAAATGTGGAAGTCATGACTTTTCATTCCAGAAATTTGAAACTAGCCACTCTTTATACATCGGCAAATGTTTGAGGCAAACCCATCTGGATATTTGACAGAATTCAAGAACTcacatactttttttttctcctccttGGTTAGGCTGTAACAGGCATGTGGCATGATATAAGAGTCGCCATTTGGAATCAAATGTAGCTCTTTTTTCAAACCCAAATCCTTCAAATCTTGACGACACAACCAGTGGTCTTTGGTTTTGTTTTCAATATCCATAATTGTGGCAATGACAGCCTCTGAGACATTTTTTGACACATGCATTAAATCCAAATTATGCCTAAGAAGGAGGTCTGCCCAATATGGTAACTCAAAGAAACAACTTTTCTTTGTCCAGTTCAAACCACTCTCAGAACGCTTGCGTTTCTTTGCATTGGATTGCGCCTTGGTCTTCCCAAAATTTACCTCCATATTTTGTACCtgatccaaaatttcatttccagATAAAGGTGCAACAGGATTCCTAAAGTCCACATTGCCATCGAAAGGTTTTTTTTCTCGCCGCCAAGAATGGTCAATGGGTAAGAAGCGGCGATGACCTGTGTAACACAACTTTTTTCGGTGTGGTAAATGTACGCAAGTTGTCTCAACCATGCAAATAGGACATGCTTGATACCTTTTCGTACTCCATCCGGACAGCATTGCATAAGCTGGAAAATCATTTATAGTCCATAGTAAAGCTGCCCGGAGGTCAAATTTCTTGCCACTATATGCATCATATGTTTCAACACCAAGCCACATTTCATTCAGTTCATCTATTAGAGGCTCCATGTAAACATCAATCTCATTTCCCGGGGATTTAGGCCCAGGAATTAGCATTgataggaaaaagaaaggatctCTCATACACTTCCAAGGGGGCAGATTGTATGGCACTAGATAAATAGGCCAGATGCTATAAGCACTAATCATGGTCCCAAAAGGATTGAAACCATCAGTTGCAAGACCTAACCTCACATTTCTAGGATCAACGGCAAAGTCCGGATGCAACCTATCAAAGTGTTTCCATGCTTCACTGTCTGCTGGATGCCGCATGATGTTATCATCATGCACACACTTTTCTTTATGCCATCTCATATCTGAAGCTATTTCTTTGTGGGTATATAATCGTTGCAGCCTAGGTTTCAAAGGAAAGTAACGCAAAACTTTGCGTGGAACTCTTGAACCTGCCATCTTGTAGCGAGGTTCTTTACAATTTAGATTTGGACAAgtgtcaaaattttcattttccttgcGGAAGAGAACACAATCATTGACACAAGCATGGATTTTTTTAGATTTAAAACCTAAGTCTCGAATGAGCTTCTTAGCATCAGCAAAAGACTTGGGAACTGTGGCTTCAGGAGGTAGTGCATGcctaaaaatttccagcaatgcATTGAAGGACTTTATAGTCCACCCGCTCATTGTTTTCAAATGGAGCAAAGTGACTACAAAGGATAGCTTTGAGTAAAAATGATTCCCTGGATACAGCTCCTTTTTGCATCTTCTAACAATTTAAGAAAGTTATCTGTGTCACTATGATTCGCATTTAGACTATCATCTGTTGATTCTTCCCTACCAGCCCAATTGTCCCCCCAT contains:
- the LOC113760145 gene encoding uncharacterized protein LOC113760145; amino-acid sequence: MSGWTIKSFNALLEIFRHALPPEATVPKSFADAKKLIRDLGFKSKKIHACVNDCVLFRKENENFDTCPNLNCKEPRYKMAGSRVPRKVLRYFPLKPRLQRLYTHKEIASDMRWHKEKCVHDDNIMRHPADSEAWKHFDRLHPDFAVDPRNVRLGLATDGFNPFGTMISAYSIWPIYLVPYNLPPWKCMRDPFFFLSMLIPGPKSPGNEIDVYMEPLIDELNEMWLGVETYDAYSGKKFDLRAALLWTINDFPAYAMLSGWSTKRYQACPICMVETTCVHLPHRKKLCYTGHRRFLPIDHSWRREKKPFDGNVDFRNPVAPLSGNEILDQVQNMEVNFGKTKAQSNAKKRKRSESGLNWTKKSCFFELPYWADLLLRHNLDLMHVSKNVSEAVIATIMDIENKTKDHWLCRQDLKDLGLKKELHLIPNGDSYIMPHACYSLTKEEKKKVCEFLNSVKYPDGFASNICRCIKSG